The genomic stretch AGTGACCTGCACAGGAGTGAGAGGGACTGGATTTGTTCGGCTGCAAGAGACAGCCAGGGAGATCTTACTGCAACTACAGCTATTCCAAGGGAAGGAGCAAAAAAGATAGAGCCAGGCCTGAAGATGTgtagtgacagaaaaaaagacctAAGACAGAAGTTGAAACCTGAGGAATTTTCAtgagacacaggaaaaaatctttTACCATGAAGATGGTCAAACATTAGAACAGGATGCCCACAGACACTGGCAGCTCCATCATTGGAGGATATTCAGAAACAGGCCCTTCCCATTCTTCTGCTGTCTTGTAATACTGCTCCTGAGTTACCCTGCTGTGATTCCAGTCACCAGTGCAGGCAAACCAGTGACCAGTCCTGTCCTTCTGCATCCCTTATATTCACAAAAATCCACATAAGTACTATGCTTGATAGAaactgcagagctcagcttAAGTGACTGTTTCCTACCAAGGGACCTAGATACTCTTCACTATCTGTAATGCTAATCCTGAAGAAATCTTGATACTAAGGAAATTACTGTTTAGTTCTGCCAATTGTTTTTTAAGTGCTTACCATGGACATCTGACATCTTTGATTGACATAAGCCCATATAAATTCAGAAATCTAGAAGGACAAAAGGAATGGGTCCACGTGGTATGTACTTCAGCCTATATCTATCAATTACCTGTCAATTTAATGAAGTTATATTTATGATATATTGAATACAGGGTATTGTTCCTTTGCATAGGCTCCTGTTCCAGACACATACAGAGGACTTTACAGAGAAGACCACAAAGATTCAGTGACAGCCTATGCTgatgaagtgaaaaatattattgaGCATGCACATAAGAGAGGCAGAAAGGTAAAAAGTTACTATCTTAAACATTTGTTTTGCCTTAGAAATGAATGTGCCTGACTGTCAATGCCATTTAGGGTTACTGAGCTAAGTGGTATGGActtgtcaaaaagaaaagatcaCATAATAATGCAAAAACCATCTAAGGACAAAGAGCTTGCTCCACAAGTTTCTCTACTGTGGTTCAAACATCACATGCTACCTGTGTTTCAGATTGCTGCATTTTTTGTTGAATCTCTACCAAGCGTGGGAGGTCAAATCATTCCACCAGCAGGTTATTTTCAAAAGGTTGCACAGTAAGTGTCATTCATTACCCTAGCTTTTTAACTTAACATACTTGCTAAATATAGATAAGAGAGAATTTCTCTGCCTGCTGTAATAAATAGCCTGATAGGCAGGAAACTACCTAAGCCTTCATGTTAGAATGTGAACTTTGTATGGCAAAGACCTGCTTTTAAACACATGCTCTAGAACAAGTTTGTTTCCTGAAAGTTTGCCAACTAATGCTTTCTGCATGTTCTTAATCAGTAAATATTATGTTCTCTTTCCTCTTAAGAGACAGTAAAATCTGTTCTGTTACAGGTATGTGCATAAGGCAGGAGGTGTATTTATTGCTGATGAAATTCAGGTTGGCTTTGGCAGAGTTGGGAAGCATTTCTGGGCATTCCAGCTTCAAGGAGAAGACTTTATACCTGACATTGTCACTATGGGGAAACCAATAGGAAATGGGCACCCTCTTGCCTGTGTAGCAACAACAAAGGAAATTGCAGAAGCATTTGCAGCCACAGGAGTGGAGTATTTTAATACAGTAAGTAAAGAGCTGCCCAAACTCtcctttaaaaattagataATCATGCAGTgttgttattaatatttattaatatttaccACACAGTTACTAAACAGAAACTGTGTTACTGTATTATTTCTATCTATCTCTATCTTTCTGGTATATGACTCTTTACTGACTCTATCTGATAAAAGTGGTTACACTTTCAGTGACCCCATTGcaccttctcttccctttccctggctctgtgtgttcCTTTCCTGAGCTCAGTTTGGTGGAAACCCTGTTTCCTGTGCCATTGGATTAGCTGTGCTAGATGTGATTGAGAAGGAACACCTTCAGGCTCACGCCACAGAGGTAGGCAACTTCTTGATGAAGCTACTCAAGGAGCAGCAACTCAAGCATCCCATCATTGGTGATGTCAGGTATCAGTGccttatttacatttttagctgctttttttatttggtgCAAACAACTCAGTCCAACAGatgttttaagaaattaaatttgtgttttcagcaaaaataaacagcCTGCTGTACATTAGATTAAAATAATCTTGAGCTTATCAAAAGTCTCTTATACTTTGCCACTGGGTCAGTACTGTTTTATGAATTTATTAGCTGCTAGAGGAGTTCACTTTCCTATTTGAACCTTTATGTCAAGTGCACAAAGTACAGAAGTGATGAGCTAGATGGAAAACATGCTTAACATCCTGTCTTGTGCTGCCATTCTGAGCAGACAGAAGTCTATATTGTATTACCACATTtcttcaaaacagcaaaaccttTTCTATCAGTAGCCAAACATCAGGTAACTCTCATGCAGTAAAGGTATGGTCTTACAAAAACCTGGTTTTTAGTTCACTTGCAGTTCCTTCCTCTGACACAGAGtgactggttttatttcttttaaagggGTTGTGGCTTATTCATTGGAGTGGACTTAATCAAGGACCAAGCAGAAAggaccccagccccagcagaaGCAGAGTATCTGATAACAAGGTACATGGGGCAGCCATGGAGTTCCTCAGTGTGGGAGGCAAGCACACAACTACAAACTACCCTTGCCACTCAGTCGTTGTTACAATACAACAATCTGGCCAAAAAAGAAACCAGTCAGTGGGGAAAGGCACCGTGTGACAGCCTCCATGCTGGAGCCTGCAAGTTCTTCTGAACTACATGCAAAAGTAAACGTGATTCTTTGCTATTGCTCTTTCCAGACTTAAGGAAGAATATATTCTACTGAGTACAGATGGGCCAGGAAGAAATGTGCTGAAATTCAAGCCCCCAATGTGCTTCAATATGGAGGATGCAAAATTTGTTGTGGAAACAATGGACAAGATACTAACAGGTAGAACTGATCAAAACCCTCAAAAATAAGAGGGTGGTTGTTGAACTGCCGCAAAGGCAAAATAGGCTACAGTACAGCCAAGATGGCAGATGGTGAGCCTTCCCTTCTAAATTACTCTGTTTTGAAGTTTTCTAACAAAACTATTTCCTCCACAGATGCAGCACATGCCTTTTAAAACACCTTTGCTCTGGCTGAGGTTTAAGAGTTTACCTATCTGAACAAGGGCAGCTGGTAAAAACTGTCCAAATATTCTCAAAAGCCATAATCTGTGTGCATTTGCCACTTAGCTTTTTATACAGTTTCTATACACTTAGCACTAACAAAGTTAGTGCAAAACCTTGTTTTAAAGTCGTGACTTTGCTAAGTTGTTGCTTATTCTCTCTCCAGATATGGAAAAAGGATGTCTGAACCAACAGAAAACATCTGCTTGTTCTACTTGAGCAGGTATTTATCTCTAGTCACACAGTACTATTTAAAAGCCAAGGTTCCTATACATAACTTCACAGGCATTATCAGAGTAAAGCCTCCTCAGAGGTGCTTTTACTTGAAGTTAGTTTGCAGGAATTTCAGGCAATCTCATGGCATGGCCCAGACTTGTGCACATCTGGCATTCACAGCTCCTTTCTATCATAGGCTGACACTCCCAGTAACATTGTGTGTGCTCATTTGCTTCTAAGCCAGGTCCAACATGTCCCAGACATGACTACCACAGCATGCTGTGCTGGTCTGGGAAGCTTTCAGAGTGACTGGGTTTAACCCTTGGCATGCAAACGACATGCACATCAACACAAACACAGAGCCTTTATGCTCAGTGCCATTATCTCCAGACAGAAGCTGGTCCAGCTGCATAACCACCTCTCAGCAGATCTCCCCTTGCCTGCCAGTCAGGACATCTGCATCCCACAATCTGGGATCCTCCACTTATGCTAACAGCTTTGTGAAGAGCTGTAAGTGGtgcttttgtgttttacttAACATCTGACTTGGAAATAGTATTGCCTTCTGTTCCCTTgagcattttttcccctacttGGTGGGATCATTTCAGGTTCATGGATGGTATCTCAGGCTTAAGCACCGATTTACCCCTACAGTCAGAGGTTTGGGGGCATCAGAGTAAGACTGAGTCCTGTTAAGTCTTTAAAGCCTCCTAAGTCTTCATCTGTTGAGGTCCCTCCATAGGTTGCTGAGAGAGGACATCTATCTGCAACTTAAGTTTGCCACACACTCATGAGTACAGTGTACACTTAGAGTTACACCTTGATAACAACACCCTTTGGTCCATTTAGTACTTGTTCAACCTACTCAGACTAAAAGACAACCCCATGTTTAGTAAAACTCTAGACAGCAGACAGGAATGTACCTGATGTGATCATTGTGATCATGTAATCATTGGTGGTCTCAACCACCATGAGGTTCACAGTGCTACAGCCCTGAGCTAAGGAGAAATGTGCTTTTAGTGCAGTGTAATATTAGTATAGCAGGcacaagaaaaatgtgttaatattttatttagcaaGTTAATGGAAAGACATACAGCTGTTTATACTACTTATTCTTAGGAACAGAAAGATTACTTAACAGTGCCAGTGTAACTTAGAGGCCTAATGACTTAATGTGCTTGTCTGTAATCTAAACTAagcaagaaaaatgcttttattctcTACAGGAAACCAAGAATGCAAAAAGGCTCTTACTAAGTACAGTACTAGTAAGACACTTACATATAATGTAAGTGAAAATGAGGCaatgaagtaatttcttttaatgataCTTTTACAAAAAATcataacattattttctttccataggTTTCAAACAATGTTCAAGATCTACTACTAAGAAACATTATTCTACTATAATAATGCACATTTAATCTTCATCCTAGCATGTCTTAGATCAGATAAGTCACctttgattttgttattttcagttatCTTGTTTTTAGTAAAATCTTcaggagaaataaattttacaagAGCTTGTCTCAGTTCTGGCAGTGTGGAATTGCCTTTTATTTAAAGCAGTTGTATCTAAAACTGATTACAAAGGAGTATCTTTCTAGTGGCTACCATAAACTACAATTTCTAAATTCATGCTCTTTCAGGTTGGGATGACCCAAGGGGTTCTCTCATTTGTTTACACCTCCAGCTGCCTATGCAAACACCAGTCTAGCTGCCAGTACACCCAGTCCTTCCCAGGCTCTCCTGACCAGTTTCAGCCACCAGTGTCATAACAAGGTCCCTGGTAGCACTATATTCAACAAACAGTCTCAGCAACCAGATTAGGTCAAAAAACTTCAGTCCCAAATTCCTAACATCAAATGCATGAGGAACAGGCAGCTGAGAGCCACTGTTCCCAAAACAGTTCATACAAAGTCTGTCCTCAAGAAGTATCCAAGCAGGATTAGTAAATTAAGATTAGATTATAGCCATAAACAACAACCTTGTGTACATGCCTTTGCTTTCACCAGGCAAGTACATGTTCTTTGTATCATAAACTTTTCAtacaaagaagaaagggaaaagccaGCTCTGCATTTAAGTACCAGTGTCCTCAGATTCTGCCTAAGGCCTCATCACCTGTCCAGGAAGCATTACCTGAGAACCTACTTCCAAAATCCACCACAGTAACAGCCAGCTGACAAACTCTTGCTAGGACACAGAAGGACTGCAGTAGAATGGTCCTGGTACTGTGCAAACCTCCCACTGGAGGGCCAGGTGATTGctagaaaaatattctgctacCCCTTACTTCACAGGAAAACCAGTAAAAATATGCAATAGAGTAAAGCACTGAAATTTTACATCTTGAGACAGTAATACTTTTAAATACTGTACTCATCTGGtctgcaaaattttttttttttgcaagtaagTAAATTGGGATTGAAGTTACAGTTCAAGCTGTAAAGTTCTCAACTATCACATTTAAAAtctgattcattttttttaatgctcaaGATTTCCACTTAACCCGGTAAGAGTCTTACAGAGAGATTCTAACTTTACaaacaagtttttcttttcaaggacagccagcagggagcagcagattATAGTCCCTGCAGAAATAGCTGCATCCCTTgctaaaaaacctgaaaaggtCACTAGTAACATCTGCTTATTTCTTGTCTTAGTTACTTGGTTTGATTCCAATTCTGGGCATCAAAGAGAATTTattacaaggggaaaaaaattgtcctgttttatctttaaaaggaaaaaacccaaattaatCACTGCAACAAATATTAGAAGTTTACTTTGTGCAGCAGAGCTTGCTACTTATTTATAAATCTGAGACTGGGACTATTCTGCAACAAGACAGGCAAATCACATGACAGTTATTGCCTTAAAATAGTGAACTAGTCAAAAAAGGAAAGCTTATTTCTAGCTGGTCACTCATCTCTAGAGaaagagatgtttttttccACCCACAAGTGTAGTGGAAGTTCTTTTAGCCTTTTTTGATACACAAAAAGGCTTCAAAAATTCAACTTTGCATTGGTAATTTAATGTCTGTCCAACCTGCCTCTCAAGGCAGGTATATACATACTATTAGCAACTTGTAGACAAGTCTCAGACTCAAGACAGTGAAACATGAAGGAAGTGCAGCCCAGCTTCTTCCACACCTCTTGGCTTCCTCCTGCAATGCTGTCCAGGCGCCAAGCCCTACCTGAGTCCTACACCTCTGGCTCCTCCAAGCAGAGCCCAATGCAGACACCACCACAGTTACACTGAGCCCCTGTGCCTGCCTAGGGCAGAGCCACCAGCTCACCAGCACAGCCTCAACAGCTGGGGCTCCTCACCTCAGCTCTCCTCCACAACCTCCAGGCACAAGCGACTGCAGGGTTCAGCTGCCACTTAACTGCAAGTGAGCACAACTACCAACACAGCCTTCTAGTTTCAAGATTAACAACATTAGGCACAACTCTTCATCTATCAAGGTACTGCCATGAGCTAAGTTCTGGGAACAGGAACTGGCGTTTTACTAACACATAAGCTGAAGAATGGCACAAGACACTAGATTACgccttttttatttcaaaagctaGGATAGCTTCAATATCCATGTCATGGTGAATCAGAACACATGTAAAATACCTTACAATACATTAGATTCCAAAAAGGTACCAAAAAGTACAGTAAAATTAACACTTCCATTACAGGAAATGTATGACAcaaaaacaatacaaaataaaaaggtggAAAGTGACACTGGTTTCCCTAAGATGCATCTCATTCTGTACAACTGGAGTAATGCAGAGTCCATAGTTAACTCCAAGAGGCAGTCCCTagatgcagagctgcagctttaAGCAGACCCTCAAAATCAGTTTCAGTTTAACCTATTAATAAAATCATTAATTAATATCTTCAGCAATGCTGAAATTTACACACCACACTGTCTAGACAACTAGTTATCTGTAAGTATTAAACATGTAAAACATTTCCAGGGAGCTCTTCCAAGTAAGATGCACATTTAACAGGCCATAGAAATTTATTGTAAAGTTAAATTTGGTACAGAACTGAAGTATCCATCTACAGCATTGTATACAAAACCTATGCAGTCATTTTCCAAAAGAGACCATGCCACTGCATACCTGAATAAGTTTGATCAATATGGCTTGTAGTTATTCTGATGACCACCACGTCTTGGTGTCTTCCCATAATTTGCACTGCCTTGACCTATGAACAAGAGAACAAATGCATTAAACTGCTAATTAGTTACGTTTGCTTATACCCAATACAGTTCTCTTTACTTACTGTAATCATAGCCTGGTCCATATCCATAATACCCATATCCTGAATAATCATAGCCTCCATAGCCACCATAACCTTGCTGATAGCCGTATCCTTGATTCCCATAACCCTGGTTCCAGTAATTGCCATAACCTTGATTCCAATTTTGACTTTGAGCTATAGAAGGGAAAACCATCCACAAAATCCCATTTTAGTACACACAACTTATTTAGAATGTGTCCATACTAAAGTAGTGTGTGTGGTACTTACCGCCGCCTCTTCCacctctgcctcttcctccatAGCTACCTCTTCCTCCGCCACTGCTGAACTGTTGCTGCTGGTACACTTCTTTTGGCTGTGCTACCTTAATCTcgcactgaaaataaaaaaggaagagtatGTAAGGTGTCttagagcagcagcacccacccTG from Chiroxiphia lanceolata isolate bChiLan1 chromosome 15, bChiLan1.pri, whole genome shotgun sequence encodes the following:
- the PHYKPL gene encoding 5-phosphohydroxy-L-lysine phospho-lyase isoform X4, translated to MRAAQPRSRQQTLSQRRRLIGSSCKLFFSNDPVKIVKAKGQYMYDEHGRQYLDCINNVAHVGHCHPDIVKAAHEQNQLLNTNSRYLHDNLVDYAERLSKTLPEKLCIFYFLNSGSEANDLALRLARQYTKHEDVIVLDHSANCFLSAYHGHLTSLIDISPYKFRNLEGQKEWVHVAPVPDTYRGLYREDHKDSVTAYADEVKNIIEHAHKRGRKIAAFFVESLPSVGGQIIPPAGYFQKVAQYVHKAGGVFIADEIQVGFGRVGKHFWAFQLQGEDFIPDIVTMGKPIGNGHPLACVATTKEIAEAFAATGVEYFNTFGGNPVSCAIGLAVLDVIEKEHLQAHATEGLWLIHWSGLNQGPSRKDPSPSRSRVSDNKT
- the PHYKPL gene encoding 5-phosphohydroxy-L-lysine phospho-lyase isoform X2, whose translation is MRAAQPRSRQQTLSQRRRLIGSSCKLFFSNDPVKIVKAKGQYMYDEHGRQYLDCINNVAHVGHCHPDIVKAAHEQNQLLNTNSRYLHDNLVDYAERLSKTLPEKLCIFYFLNSGSEANDLALRLARQYTKHEDVIVLDHAYHGHLTSLIDISPYKFRNLEGQKEWVHVAPVPDTYRGLYREDHKDSVTAYADEVKNIIEHAHKRGRKIAAFFVESLPSVGGQIIPPAGYFQKVAQYVHKAGGVFIADEIQVGFGRVGKHFWAFQLQGEDFIPDIVTMGKPIGNGHPLACVATTKEIAEAFAATGVEYFNTFGGNPVSCAIGLAVLDVIEKEHLQAHATEVGNFLMKLLKEQQLKHPIIGDVRGCGLFIGVDLIKDQAERTPAPAEAEYLITRLKEEYILLSTDGPGRNVLKFKPPMCFNMEDAKFVVETMDKILTDMEKGCLNQQKTSACST
- the PHYKPL gene encoding 5-phosphohydroxy-L-lysine phospho-lyase isoform X3 — encoded protein: MYDEHGRQYLDCINNVAHVGHCHPDIVKAAHEQNQLLNTNSRYLHDNLVDYAERLSKTLPEKLCIFYFLNSGSEANDLALRLARQYTKHEDVIVLDHSANCFLSAYHGHLTSLIDISPYKFRNLEGQKEWVHVAPVPDTYRGLYREDHKDSVTAYADEVKNIIEHAHKRGRKIAAFFVESLPSVGGQIIPPAGYFQKVAQYVHKAGGVFIADEIQVGFGRVGKHFWAFQLQGEDFIPDIVTMGKPIGNGHPLACVATTKEIAEAFAATGVEYFNTFGGNPVSCAIGLAVLDVIEKEHLQAHATEVGNFLMKLLKEQQLKHPIIGDVRGCGLFIGVDLIKDQAERTPAPAEAEYLITRLKEEYILLSTDGPGRNVLKFKPPMCFNMEDAKFVVETMDKILTDMEKGCLNQQKTSACST
- the PHYKPL gene encoding 5-phosphohydroxy-L-lysine phospho-lyase isoform X1, with the protein product MRAAQPRSRQQTLSQRRRLIGSSCKLFFSNDPVKIVKAKGQYMYDEHGRQYLDCINNVAHVGHCHPDIVKAAHEQNQLLNTNSRYLHDNLVDYAERLSKTLPEKLCIFYFLNSGSEANDLALRLARQYTKHEDVIVLDHSANCFLSAYHGHLTSLIDISPYKFRNLEGQKEWVHVAPVPDTYRGLYREDHKDSVTAYADEVKNIIEHAHKRGRKIAAFFVESLPSVGGQIIPPAGYFQKVAQYVHKAGGVFIADEIQVGFGRVGKHFWAFQLQGEDFIPDIVTMGKPIGNGHPLACVATTKEIAEAFAATGVEYFNTFGGNPVSCAIGLAVLDVIEKEHLQAHATEVGNFLMKLLKEQQLKHPIIGDVRGCGLFIGVDLIKDQAERTPAPAEAEYLITRLKEEYILLSTDGPGRNVLKFKPPMCFNMEDAKFVVETMDKILTDMEKGCLNQQKTSACST